One region of Haloprofundus salilacus genomic DNA includes:
- a CDS encoding GNAT family N-acetyltransferase yields MAERDLFPTVIETERLRLEPRAPEYVDVHELYRICSSSSPEMEEVTRYLPWSPHETPKETFGFLRRGEENREKHKKADYVIRPREGEDGAGEIAGFGGLTLQWDRRSASLGLWLRKRFWGRGYSGERAAALLHLAFEQLDLELVRVAHDLENENSRRAIERYVECFDGQCDGTFRNAAATADGDVVDQTHYTISQEQWRAAGCDAESTVRMRWDDS; encoded by the coding sequence ATGGCTGAGCGCGACCTCTTCCCGACGGTCATCGAGACGGAACGCCTCCGACTCGAACCCAGAGCGCCGGAGTACGTCGACGTGCACGAACTGTACCGCATCTGCTCGTCATCCTCGCCGGAGATGGAGGAAGTCACCCGATACTTGCCGTGGTCGCCGCACGAGACGCCGAAGGAGACGTTCGGGTTCCTCCGCCGCGGCGAGGAGAACCGCGAGAAACACAAGAAGGCCGACTACGTCATCCGCCCGCGCGAGGGTGAAGACGGCGCGGGCGAAATCGCCGGATTCGGCGGATTGACGCTTCAGTGGGACCGCCGCAGCGCTTCGCTCGGTCTCTGGCTCAGAAAACGATTCTGGGGTCGCGGCTACTCCGGCGAGCGCGCCGCGGCGCTGTTGCACCTCGCGTTCGAGCAACTGGACCTCGAACTCGTCCGCGTCGCGCACGACCTCGAGAACGAAAACTCCAGACGCGCCATCGAGAGGTACGTCGAGTGCTTCGACGGTCAGTGCGACGGGACGTTCCGCAACGCGGCGGCGACGGCGGACGGTGACGTCGTCGACCAGACGCACTACACGATATCGCAGGAGCAGTGGCGGGCGGCCGGTTGCGACGCCGAGTCGACGGTCCGGATGCGGTGGGACGACAGCTGA
- a CDS encoding metal-dependent hydrolase family protein: MILRDVLLFDRGELREGSIRVDVPELSPEGSQTASSDGDADTDPGTILAVGDAASDADGDERVVSLPGRTVLPGLVDAHVHFSLSGEASVEDVVDMSDAELALVEARNARKTLESGVTGVRAMGARDVDPTLKRTVDAGYVPGPRMVANCRSITITGGHGHHLGREIDGPADARKAVREQVKQGAEFIKFMTTGGVTTPGSDPNAVAMTDEELHAVVDEAHRRGVHAATHAHGGEGVKTAVAAGVDTVEHGTFLDDEAVEMLVREDVTLVPTLSAPYHIIRNTEIATEESARKTRDVYERHIDSFRRAAEAGVRIAGGTDAGTPFNAHGSNATEISFMAEYGMTESEAIRAMTETAAETVGLEGSGTLEPGTHADLLVVDGDPTEDVTLLNNPEAVLKGGEVVAGSLPDGK; encoded by the coding sequence ATGATTCTTCGAGACGTGCTACTGTTCGACCGAGGTGAACTCCGCGAGGGGTCGATTCGCGTCGACGTCCCCGAACTGAGTCCGGAGGGGAGTCAGACGGCGTCTTCCGACGGCGACGCCGACACCGACCCCGGGACGATACTCGCCGTCGGCGACGCGGCGTCCGACGCCGACGGAGACGAGCGCGTGGTCTCGCTGCCGGGCCGAACAGTCCTCCCGGGTCTCGTCGACGCGCACGTCCACTTCTCGCTCTCCGGCGAGGCGAGCGTCGAAGACGTCGTCGACATGAGCGACGCGGAACTCGCGCTGGTCGAAGCCCGAAACGCCCGAAAGACGCTCGAATCGGGCGTGACCGGCGTCCGCGCGATGGGTGCGCGCGACGTGGACCCTACCCTGAAGCGCACAGTCGACGCCGGCTACGTGCCTGGCCCGCGGATGGTCGCCAACTGCCGCTCTATCACCATCACCGGTGGCCACGGTCACCACCTTGGCCGGGAGATAGACGGTCCCGCCGATGCACGGAAAGCGGTCCGCGAGCAGGTCAAACAGGGTGCAGAGTTCATCAAGTTCATGACCACCGGTGGGGTGACGACGCCCGGTAGCGACCCTAACGCGGTGGCGATGACCGACGAGGAACTGCACGCTGTCGTCGACGAGGCGCACCGCCGCGGCGTCCACGCGGCGACGCACGCCCACGGCGGCGAGGGCGTCAAAACCGCTGTCGCGGCGGGCGTCGACACTGTCGAACACGGGACGTTTCTGGACGACGAGGCCGTCGAGATGCTCGTGCGCGAGGACGTGACGCTCGTTCCGACGCTCTCCGCGCCGTACCACATCATCCGCAACACCGAGATAGCGACCGAGGAGAGCGCCAGGAAGACACGCGACGTGTACGAGCGCCACATCGACTCCTTCCGCCGGGCCGCTGAGGCGGGCGTCCGAATCGCCGGCGGCACCGACGCCGGGACGCCGTTCAACGCCCACGGGTCGAACGCGACCGAGATCTCGTTCATGGCTGAGTACGGGATGACCGAGTCGGAGGCGATTCGGGCGATGACCGAGACGGCCGCCGAAACCGTTGGTCTGGAGGGGTCGGGAACGCTCGAACCCGGTACTCATGCGGATTTGCTCGTCGTCGACGGCGACCCTACCGAGGACGTGACACTTTTGAACAACCCCGAAGCGGTGCTGAAAGGGGGCGAGGTCGTCGCCGGGTCCTTGCCGGACGGAAAGTGA
- a CDS encoding transporter has protein sequence MTGTNSGRFDALTAGVGALAGTVAYVFGYALTYALTSSEIQNSAAQQLLEVFSGESATWKAVGWVFYNAHFVDAEIPGLLGASRAIDFIAEVEAFPSLLYALPPVLLFLAGAVVARSNAAANAAGGAKAGASVLLGYFALSVAGAFLFAVPVGEAATAEPDFVAAILVAGVVYPAVFGTFGGVVASVVQSSRATISPQ, from the coding sequence ATGACTGGGACGAACAGCGGCCGGTTCGATGCTCTCACTGCCGGTGTAGGCGCGCTCGCCGGGACCGTCGCCTACGTGTTCGGCTACGCGCTGACGTACGCGCTCACGAGTTCGGAGATTCAGAACTCCGCCGCACAGCAACTGCTGGAGGTCTTCAGCGGCGAGTCGGCGACGTGGAAAGCCGTCGGCTGGGTGTTCTACAACGCCCACTTCGTCGACGCGGAGATACCGGGTCTGCTCGGCGCGTCGCGCGCAATCGACTTCATTGCGGAAGTCGAAGCGTTCCCGTCGCTTCTGTACGCGCTCCCGCCGGTGCTGCTCTTTCTCGCCGGGGCAGTCGTCGCACGGTCGAACGCCGCTGCAAACGCCGCGGGGGGCGCGAAGGCGGGGGCGTCGGTGCTTCTCGGATACTTCGCGCTCTCGGTCGCCGGAGCGTTTCTCTTCGCGGTTCCCGTCGGCGAGGCGGCGACGGCCGAACCCGACTTCGTCGCTGCCATCCTCGTCGCCGGCGTCGTTTACCCGGCCGTCTTCGGGACGTTCGGAGGCGTCGTCGCCAGTGTCGTTCAGAGTTCGCGGGCGACCATCTCGCCCCAGTGA
- a CDS encoding GNAT family N-acetyltransferase, producing MEIRPYVAEEYEALWGLKRAFELGLGDGTGGDEKLETYEAKLTDKYRERYREWVDDCVAEDERAVHVAEGDEGELVGYAFVLPPSLSMIWDAAVLNEIYVAPDHRGTGVADELLEAALDAARAQDLPLDRMVLDVDGENERARTFYERFGFTHWGEMVAREL from the coding sequence ATGGAGATTCGACCCTACGTGGCCGAGGAGTACGAGGCCCTCTGGGGACTGAAACGCGCCTTCGAACTCGGACTGGGCGACGGGACCGGCGGCGACGAGAAGCTCGAGACGTACGAGGCGAAACTCACCGACAAGTACCGCGAGAGGTATCGAGAGTGGGTCGACGACTGCGTCGCCGAAGACGAGCGGGCGGTTCACGTCGCCGAGGGCGACGAGGGAGAACTCGTCGGCTACGCGTTCGTCCTTCCGCCCTCGTTGTCGATGATCTGGGACGCGGCCGTGCTCAATGAAATCTACGTCGCGCCCGACCACCGCGGAACCGGCGTCGCCGACGAGTTACTGGAGGCGGCGCTGGACGCGGCGCGGGCGCAGGACCTCCCGCTCGACCGGATGGTGCTCGACGTCGACGGCGAGAACGAGCGCGCGCGGACGTTCTACGAGCGGTTCGGCTTCACTCACTGGGGCGAGATGGTCGCCCGCGAACTCTGA
- a CDS encoding metal-dependent hydrolase yields the protein MPSTVVHLSVGALVGVALLGDEFDRRALAVVLVAAAVPDLDTFFGFALAGAHRSLLHTLLLPTLLGGALLYDTRVRGRSRLRDRFGGRGVRVGWAALAALTFGGIFPDLFTNGINAFYPLYDGFYSINGHLHLSNRRGVVQTFVELASEEPRATTETRHYRTGVDPSPGAEPKNVERVFPVVSSGTQLMLVLVSVVVVGARLRENGRTR from the coding sequence GTGCCATCGACCGTCGTCCATCTCTCCGTCGGCGCGCTCGTCGGCGTCGCACTCCTCGGCGACGAGTTCGACCGCCGCGCGCTCGCCGTCGTTCTCGTCGCTGCCGCGGTGCCTGACCTCGACACGTTCTTCGGGTTCGCCCTCGCAGGCGCGCATCGCTCGTTGCTCCACACACTGCTGCTTCCGACGCTGCTGGGCGGCGCGCTGCTATACGACACCCGCGTTCGGGGTCGCTCGCGACTCCGCGACCGATTCGGCGGCCGCGGCGTCCGAGTCGGGTGGGCCGCGCTCGCGGCGCTCACGTTCGGCGGCATCTTTCCCGACCTGTTCACCAACGGCATCAACGCGTTCTACCCGCTCTACGACGGGTTCTACTCGATAAACGGACACCTCCACCTCTCGAATCGGCGCGGCGTCGTCCAGACGTTCGTCGAACTCGCGTCCGAGGAACCGCGGGCGACGACGGAGACGCGCCACTACCGGACGGGCGTCGACCCGTCGCCCGGCGCCGAACCCAAGAACGTCGAGCGAGTGTTTCCAGTCGTCTCCTCGGGAACGCAGTTAATGCTGGTGCTCGTGAGCGTCGTCGTGGTGGGTGCGCGCCTCCGTGAGAACGGGAGAACTCGGTGA
- a CDS encoding helix-turn-helix domain-containing protein — MTETPRDDLARRIAGEVTLSDEPGATLRKWRTDFDVSQTELAAQLEVSSSVISDYESGRRESPGIGVIRRMVDSLLDIDEQRGGGRIRQYARVLSAGFESDIVHDLREYSTSIPLNRLYEAMEATELVRGDDDTVSGHTVIDSIQAITRLSSDEFYRLYGQSTNRALVFTGVTRGESPLVAMRVVNPTPNAVVLHGVKQEDLWEHAPALARIDGFSLAVSTRDLDEMLDEMRELP; from the coding sequence GTGACCGAGACACCCAGAGACGACCTCGCCCGGCGCATCGCCGGTGAGGTGACGCTCAGCGACGAACCGGGCGCTACGCTCCGGAAGTGGCGCACCGACTTCGACGTCTCCCAGACCGAACTGGCGGCGCAGTTGGAGGTGTCGTCGTCGGTCATCTCCGACTACGAGAGCGGCCGCCGCGAGAGTCCGGGCATCGGCGTCATCCGGCGGATGGTCGACTCGCTGCTCGACATCGACGAACAGCGCGGCGGGGGCCGGATACGCCAGTACGCCCGCGTGCTCTCGGCGGGGTTCGAGAGCGACATCGTCCATGACCTGCGCGAGTACTCGACGTCGATACCGCTGAACCGCCTCTACGAGGCGATGGAGGCGACGGAACTCGTCCGCGGCGACGACGACACCGTCAGCGGCCACACCGTCATCGACAGCATCCAGGCCATCACGCGCCTCTCCTCCGACGAGTTCTACCGCCTCTACGGGCAGAGCACGAACCGCGCGCTGGTGTTCACGGGCGTGACGCGCGGCGAGTCGCCGCTGGTCGCGATGCGCGTCGTCAATCCGACACCGAACGCCGTCGTCCTCCACGGCGTCAAGCAGGAGGACCTCTGGGAGCACGCCCCGGCGCTCGCGCGCATCGACGGCTTCTCGCTCGCCGTTTCCACCCGCGACTTAGACGAGATGCTCGACGAGATGCGCGAGTTGCCGTAG
- the hmgB gene encoding hydroxymethylglutaryl-CoA synthase: MTAVGIDAVEIWTGKLVLDLPGTFAPVKGEDPEKYTKGIGLEASSFPDVYEDIVTMGANAAKRLMDRRGLTPDDIGRIDVATESSFDNSKPVSTYIAGCLEQLYEDDFHHANKGERKFACIAGTQSLDDAYNWIRAGRNRGRSALVIATDTALYERGDPGEATQGAGAVAMLISEDPDLVELSTEQGYGSADETDFLKPNQQFPSVDGKRSVQVYLARMREALEDYESVAGDTHPDDFEYIPFHTPFPGMVRKAALLGYRHMTRDTDVEDAMADEIGRQPREADFGSWDEYEAAIRDYMDALKQTDSYHDWYAGAIEPTLAISEQVGNWYTGSVHIARVSALKNAAEAGRSLSGDRLLVGSYGSGAQAEIHAETVQDGWLDEIRALNVDDLLERRYELSYSEYEQIHDVHNHVKEIEVEEFTAPSDEFVFTGWGRMNERKYEYIE; the protein is encoded by the coding sequence ATGACCGCAGTCGGAATCGACGCCGTCGAAATCTGGACGGGAAAGCTCGTGCTCGACCTCCCCGGTACGTTCGCCCCGGTGAAGGGCGAAGACCCCGAGAAGTACACGAAGGGAATCGGTCTCGAAGCCTCGTCGTTCCCCGACGTGTACGAAGACATCGTCACGATGGGCGCGAACGCGGCCAAGCGCCTGATGGATCGGCGCGGCCTCACGCCCGACGACATCGGCCGCATCGACGTCGCGACCGAGAGTTCCTTCGACAACTCCAAGCCGGTCTCGACGTATATCGCCGGCTGTCTCGAACAGCTGTACGAGGACGACTTCCACCACGCGAACAAAGGCGAGCGAAAGTTCGCCTGCATCGCCGGGACCCAGAGCTTAGACGACGCGTACAACTGGATTCGCGCGGGGCGCAACCGCGGACGGTCGGCGCTCGTCATCGCCACCGACACCGCGCTGTACGAACGCGGCGACCCCGGCGAAGCGACGCAGGGCGCAGGCGCGGTCGCGATGCTCATCTCCGAGGACCCCGACCTCGTCGAACTCTCCACCGAGCAGGGCTACGGCAGCGCCGACGAGACCGACTTCCTCAAACCGAACCAGCAGTTCCCGAGCGTCGACGGCAAGCGCTCGGTTCAAGTTTATCTCGCGCGCATGCGAGAGGCGCTCGAGGACTACGAGAGCGTCGCGGGCGACACCCACCCCGACGACTTCGAGTACATCCCGTTCCACACGCCGTTCCCCGGGATGGTCCGGAAGGCGGCGCTGCTCGGCTACCGCCACATGACCCGCGACACCGACGTCGAGGACGCGATGGCCGACGAAATCGGGCGCCAGCCCCGAGAGGCCGACTTCGGCTCGTGGGACGAGTACGAGGCGGCCATCCGCGACTACATGGACGCGCTGAAGCAGACCGACAGTTACCACGACTGGTACGCTGGGGCCATCGAACCGACGCTCGCCATCTCCGAGCAGGTCGGTAACTGGTACACCGGGTCGGTCCACATCGCCCGCGTCAGCGCGCTGAAAAACGCCGCCGAGGCGGGACGGTCCCTGTCGGGCGACCGGTTGCTCGTTGGCTCGTACGGCTCCGGCGCGCAGGCTGAAATTCACGCCGAGACCGTCCAAGACGGCTGGCTCGACGAGATTCGCGCGCTCAACGTCGACGACCTACTCGAACGTCGCTACGAACTCAGTTACAGCGAGTACGAGCAGATTCACGACGTTCACAACCACGTGAAAGAGATCGAAGTCGAGGAGTTCACCGCGCCGTCCGACGAGTTCGTCTTCACCGGATGGGGCCGGATGAACGAGCGCAAGTACGAGTACATCGAGTAG